The Actinomycetota bacterium genome has a window encoding:
- a CDS encoding ABC transporter permease subunit, translated as MASSGARLAWAGGSGPAAFVVVVLFGGALAGGAVTSVQPRPDGEVTLDAWRTVLADGAFHDALGFTFRTAVAATLVSAILAVGFAALLRHHRTFLRALFALPVPMPHLLIAVVAVVWLGAGGLIERLGVLPWTLVRDRAGLGVVLVYVYKEVPFLALLVLAVWGRGVDDLTEAAAVTGASPWQRLRWVVWPQIRMPLAVGSLIVAAFVLGAFEVPLLVGPTYPPMVAVYALRETQTVDLTGHARAAASLLTIAAATVALAVVAVRPVRRWRG; from the coding sequence ATGGCGTCAAGCGGCGCCCGTCTCGCGTGGGCGGGTGGCAGCGGACCGGCCGCGTTCGTCGTCGTGGTGCTGTTCGGGGGGGCCCTCGCCGGAGGGGCCGTCACGAGCGTGCAGCCGCGACCCGACGGGGAAGTGACCCTCGACGCCTGGCGGACGGTGCTCGCCGACGGCGCCTTCCACGACGCGCTCGGGTTCACGTTCCGGACCGCGGTTGCCGCCACGCTCGTCTCTGCGATCCTCGCCGTGGGGTTCGCGGCGTTGCTGCGGCATCACCGCACGTTCCTCCGCGCCCTCTTCGCACTCCCGGTTCCCATGCCCCACCTCCTGATCGCCGTGGTAGCGGTCGTGTGGCTCGGAGCGGGCGGGCTGATCGAGCGCCTCGGCGTGCTGCCGTGGACCCTGGTCCGCGACCGGGCCGGCTTGGGGGTCGTCCTGGTGTACGTCTACAAGGAGGTGCCGTTCCTGGCGCTGCTGGTCCTCGCCGTGTGGGGGCGCGGGGTCGACGACCTGACCGAGGCCGCCGCCGTGACGGGAGCCAGCCCTTGGCAGCGGCTGCGCTGGGTGGTGTGGCCGCAGATCCGCATGCCGCTCGCCGTGGGCTCCCTGATCGTCGCGGCGTTCGTCCTGGGAGCCTTCGAGGTGCCGCTGCTCGTGGGACCGACCTACCCCCCCATGGTGGCGGTGTACGCGCTGCGGGAGACGCAGACCGTGGACCTCACGGGGCATGCCCGTGCGGCCGCCAGCCTGCTGACGATCGCGGCCGCGACCGTCGCGCTG